TCCACAGCCCTGCCGATATCGGCACCCTCGCCCGCGTCCTGCGCCGCCAACAAGGTATTCGCCAGGACGACATGGCCGCCATCATCGGCGCCAGCCATATGTTCCTGCGCGACGTCGAACTGGGCAAAGGCACCGTGCAGCTGGGCAAGGTGCTCAGCCTGCTGGGTGAGCTGGGAGTACGGGTGCTCCTGGAAGTCCCCGAGCAGCCGGGAGATGAGGCATGAGGCAGCTGCGGGTCTGGTTCAATGAACAGGCGGTGGGCCTGCTCGGCGAGCAGGACAACCTCTGGCTGTTTCGTTACGACCCGGCCTGGCTGAACGCTAGCGAATCCTTCGACCTGGCGCCACAACTGCCACGCGCCGCCGGAGAAATCCGCGATGGTGCCAGCCTGCGTCCGGTGCAGTGGTTCTTCGACAACCTGCTGCCCGAGGAACAGGCACGCACCCTGCTAGCCCAGGATGCGCAGGTGGACGTCGCCGATGCCTTCGCCCTGCTCGCCTACTACGGCGCCGAGTCGGCCGGAGCGCTGACCCTGTTGCCGCCCGAGCAACCCATGCCGGCGAGCCAGCTGCAGCCATTGGCCAACGCCGAGCTGTCCCGGCGCATCGACAACCTGCCGCGGGTATCCCTCGGCCAGGCCGCACCCAAGCGCATGTCCCTGGCCGGAGCCCAGCACAAGCTGGCCCTAGTGATGCAGGGCGGCGAGCTGTTCGAGCCGGTTGGCCAGGAGCCGTCCACCCATATCCTCAAGCCGGATCACCCCGACCGCGACAACTACCCGCACAGCGCGGCCAACGAATGGTTCGTCATGGCCCTGGCCGCGACGCTCAAGCTGCCGGTGCCAGCCGTGGAACTGCGCCGTGTACCGCAGCCGGTGTACCTGGTGCAGCGCTTCGACCGCCAGCCGCTCGGCAATGGCCGGCTGCAGCGCCGCCATGTGCTGGATGCCTGCCAGCTGCTGTCGCTCGACCGCACCTACAAGTACCGCATGGCCACCCTGGAAACCCTGCAGCAGCTGGTCGAGCACTGTCGCAGCAAAGCCCTGAGCCGCCAGCTGCTGTTCCGCTGGGCGCTGTTCAATGCCCTGCTGGGCAACAACGATGCGCACCTGAAGAACCTGTCGTTCTTCGTCGGTGCCAGTGGCGTGGAGCTGACCCCGCACTACGACCTGCTGAGCACCAGCGTCTATGCGCGGGACAACGCCTGGGGAACTGCCGAACTGTCCTGGCCGATGGGCCAGGCCCGCCGCTTTGCCGAACTGACGCGGGCCGACGTGCTGGCCTTCGGCGCCGTGCTCGGCCTGCCCGGCAGCGTGGCCGGGCGCCTGCTGGACGGCCTGCTGAAAAACCTGCCGGGAGCCGCCGACCAGCTGCTGGAGCAGGCTCTGGCCCAGAACCTGACAGCCGGCGAATTGCGCCTGCTGCGGCAGATCCGCCATGGCGTGCTGGCGGACATGCTCCTGCAGCTGCGCTGAAAGATGATCAGCACTCATCCGTTTGCCGAGCAGGCGGGCAGCTCCCTGGCCGATTCCGGTACACCGAACGCCAGGTCGAAGGCCCACTGGAACACGAAGGCGTAGACGAAGAAGAACGCCAGCAGGCCGAGGTCGGCCATGAATGCCTCGGCCCAGCTGATGCCCAGCCACCAGGCCATCAGCGGTACCAGCAGCAATGCCAGACCGCCCTCGAAACCGGTCGCGTGCAGGATGCGCCTGCGCAGGCCGCGACTGCGGCTGGCCTGGCGTGCTTCCCAGTACTCGAACAGGCTGTTGAACAGCATGTTCCAGAGCAGCGCGCAGAGCGACAACAGCAGCGCCAGGGCGCCGGAATAGGCCAGGCTCTCGTCGAAGGCCCAGGCGATCGCCGGCGAGACGAACAGTGCGCCGACCAGCTCGTAGAGCACGGCCTGCAGCAGCTTTCTCTTGGTTCCTTGCATGGCTCTCTCCAGAGGGGAGCCGAAGGGCTCCGCCGATGCCGGCAATCTAGGGCGCAGCCTGCTGCTGGACAAATGACCTATGGTCTTGTCAGATGAACCTATCTCATCTGAGGAAAAGCCATGTTCGCCCGTCTGCCCCTTGCCGCCCTGCGCACCTTCGAAGCGGCCGCGCGCCTGGCCAGCTTCAAGGCCGCCGCCGAGGAGCTCAGCGTCACGCCCACGGCGGTGTCCCATCAGGTGCGCGGCCTGGAGAACTGGCTGGGTGTGCTGCTGTTCGAACGGCTGGGCCGCGGCGTACGCCTGACCGAGCAGGGCCAGCGTCTGCAGCGCAGTCTGCATGGCGCCCTGCAGGACATCAGCCACGGCCTGCAGGCCCTGCGCCCGGCGCTGCAGGACAACTGCATCAGCCTCAACACCACCCCGGCCTTCGCCGCGCTGTGGCTGATTCCGCGCCTGGGGCGCTTCTACCAGCGCCACCCGCAGATCCGCGTGCGTATCGAAACCGGCAACGAGCTGATCGACCTGCAGCGCGACGCCAGCGTCGACGTGGCAATCCGCTGCGGTTTCGAGGACTTCCCCGAGCTGCACCTGACCCCGCTGATGGAAGAGCACTTCGCCGTCTATGCCAGCCCGGCCCTACTGGCCCAGAGCGATCTGCACAGCTGCGCACTGATCGGCATGAGCTGGGGCACACCGCTGCAGGGGCTGCCGGACTGGCAGGACTGGATCGACCTGGCCGCCGAGGACTGGCTGCGCAGCGCCCCGCGCCGCGACTACCCGGACGAGCACTACGCCCTGCAGGCAGCGATTTCCGGGCAGGGCCTGGTGCTGGCGAGCTCGGTACTGGCCGCCGACGCCCTGGCCAGCGGCCTGCTGCAGCCCTATCGCGCGGCGGTGCAGGTACGCGGCGCACGCTACCGGGCGGTGTGCATCCCCGGCCGCGAGCGCCAGCCGGCGTTGCGCGCCCTGCTCGACTGGCTGCAGGAAGAAGCTGCCTGACGGCTGTCGAAATCGCCGCGGCGACAACGACTACTGGAGGAAGCGCTCGGCACTATGCTCAGCGCATGCCGCCAGCCCACGGGGAATCACCATGGCCCTCCAGCTCTATGCCCACCCCTTCTCGTCCTACTGCCAGAAGGTGCTGATCGCCCTCTACGAGAACGCCACGCCCTTCGCCTACCGCCTGCTCAGCCCGGACAACCCGCAGGCGATGAGCGAGCTGGAGGCGCACTGGCCATTCCGCCGTTTCCCCCTGCTGCTCGATGGCGAGCGGGCGGTGAGCGAGTCGAGCATCATCATCGAGTACCTGCAACAGCATTACCCCGGAACCAGCAACCTGCTGCCCGAGGAGGCAGCGGCGGCGCTGGAAGTCCGTTTCATGGATAGAGCCTTCGATCTGTACGTCTCCACGCCGATGCAGGCCTGCGTGTTCGACCAGCTACGCCCGGCCGAACAGCGCGATACCTTTGGCGTGGCCCAGGCCAGGCAGCTGCTGGTAACCGCCTACCGCTGGTTCGACGGGCGCCTGGACGGCCGGCAGTGGGCCGCCGGCAGCACCTTCAGCC
The window above is part of the Pseudomonas alcaligenes genome. Proteins encoded here:
- a CDS encoding helix-turn-helix transcriptional regulator, whose product is MPLIPVHSPADIGTLARVLRRQQGIRQDDMAAIIGASHMFLRDVELGKGTVQLGKVLSLLGELGVRVLLEVPEQPGDEA
- a CDS encoding HipA domain-containing protein; protein product: MRQLRVWFNEQAVGLLGEQDNLWLFRYDPAWLNASESFDLAPQLPRAAGEIRDGASLRPVQWFFDNLLPEEQARTLLAQDAQVDVADAFALLAYYGAESAGALTLLPPEQPMPASQLQPLANAELSRRIDNLPRVSLGQAAPKRMSLAGAQHKLALVMQGGELFEPVGQEPSTHILKPDHPDRDNYPHSAANEWFVMALAATLKLPVPAVELRRVPQPVYLVQRFDRQPLGNGRLQRRHVLDACQLLSLDRTYKYRMATLETLQQLVEHCRSKALSRQLLFRWALFNALLGNNDAHLKNLSFFVGASGVELTPHYDLLSTSVYARDNAWGTAELSWPMGQARRFAELTRADVLAFGAVLGLPGSVAGRLLDGLLKNLPGAADQLLEQALAQNLTAGELRLLRQIRHGVLADMLLQLR
- a CDS encoding PACE efflux transporter; translation: MQGTKRKLLQAVLYELVGALFVSPAIAWAFDESLAYSGALALLLSLCALLWNMLFNSLFEYWEARQASRSRGLRRRILHATGFEGGLALLLVPLMAWWLGISWAEAFMADLGLLAFFFVYAFVFQWAFDLAFGVPESARELPACSANG
- a CDS encoding LysR substrate-binding domain-containing protein gives rise to the protein MFARLPLAALRTFEAAARLASFKAAAEELSVTPTAVSHQVRGLENWLGVLLFERLGRGVRLTEQGQRLQRSLHGALQDISHGLQALRPALQDNCISLNTTPAFAALWLIPRLGRFYQRHPQIRVRIETGNELIDLQRDASVDVAIRCGFEDFPELHLTPLMEEHFAVYASPALLAQSDLHSCALIGMSWGTPLQGLPDWQDWIDLAAEDWLRSAPRRDYPDEHYALQAAISGQGLVLASSVLAADALASGLLQPYRAAVQVRGARYRAVCIPGRERQPALRALLDWLQEEAA
- a CDS encoding glutathione S-transferase family protein, translated to MALQLYAHPFSSYCQKVLIALYENATPFAYRLLSPDNPQAMSELEAHWPFRRFPLLLDGERAVSESSIIIEYLQQHYPGTSNLLPEEAAAALEVRFMDRAFDLYVSTPMQACVFDQLRPAEQRDTFGVAQARQLLVTAYRWFDGRLDGRQWAAGSTFSLADCAAAPALFYADWIEPIGAEFATLRAYRQRLLARPSFARAVDEARPYRHLFPLGAPERD